A window of Methylomonas sp. 11b genomic DNA:
GTAATGTTAGGCGCGTTATTGCTGGCTCTGGGGCTATCAGGCGCGGCAAAAGCCTATGACGGTACAAAATGTAAAGAAGCGGGCAACTGCTGGGAGCCGAAACCGGGTTATCCGGCGCAAGTGGCCGGCAGCAAATACGACCCTAAACACGATCCGAACGAATTGAACAAACAGGCCCAATCGATCAAGGAAATGGAAGCGCGCAATGCCAAGCGGACCGAGACCATGGCGAAAACCGGCAAGTTTGTTTACGACGTGGAAGGTCAATAGTTATTGGGCTAAATCAATCGGTAGGTCATGGTGCGCATAGCGCTCCCTGGCAGTTGCCTGGAAAATCGAACCCTTAGGATGCCGCCAAGGATGGTGGTAACTAATAATTCGGATGGAATCGGAAATTATTTCGCCAAAGCGACAACAAGGGAGTACGC
This region includes:
- a CDS encoding methanol dehydrogenase → MNKLVMLGALLLALGLSGAAKAYDGTKCKEAGNCWEPKPGYPAQVAGSKYDPKHDPNELNKQAQSIKEMEARNAKRTETMAKTGKFVYDVEGQ